A part of Criblamydia sequanensis CRIB-18 genomic DNA contains:
- a CDS encoding ribonucleotide-diphosphate reductase subunit beta: MNTNQKRIVNCKSVDVNQLMPLKYHWAWEHYINGCHNNWMPTEVPMQKDIEQWKSNFLTPDERLVLMRNLGFFSTAESLVGNNIVLAIFKFITNAEARQYLLRQAFEEAIHTHTFHYIVESLSLNSHEVFNMYHEINSIHKKDAFEMKLTEEMMQDGFSTSTTKGLQTFLKNLIGFYVIMEGIFFYSGFAMILSLQRQNKMTGIGEQFQYILRDESIHLNFGIDLINTLKEENPEIWTVSFQKEMQDMIEEAVLLEIAYAEDCLPRGTLGLNASLFHDYVGYIADRRLERIGLKKRYFKASPFPWMSECIDLEKEKNFFETRVTQYQSSSALVW, encoded by the coding sequence ATGAATACAAATCAAAAAAGAATTGTCAATTGCAAAAGCGTCGATGTCAACCAGCTCATGCCCCTAAAATACCATTGGGCCTGGGAGCATTATATCAATGGGTGTCATAATAATTGGATGCCGACAGAAGTCCCCATGCAAAAAGATATAGAGCAATGGAAATCTAATTTTCTAACGCCAGATGAAAGGCTTGTCCTTATGCGAAATTTAGGTTTTTTCAGTACAGCTGAAAGCCTTGTCGGCAATAATATTGTCCTTGCCATTTTTAAATTTATTACAAACGCCGAAGCAAGACAATATTTACTTCGCCAAGCTTTTGAAGAAGCGATTCACACACATACTTTTCATTATATTGTGGAGTCTCTTTCTTTAAACAGCCATGAAGTTTTCAATATGTATCATGAAATCAACAGTATTCATAAAAAAGATGCTTTTGAAATGAAGCTGACAGAGGAAATGATGCAAGACGGTTTTTCAACCTCTACAACAAAAGGCTTGCAAACTTTTCTTAAAAACCTCATTGGCTTTTACGTTATAATGGAAGGAATCTTCTTCTATAGCGGGTTTGCCATGATCCTGAGCCTTCAAAGGCAAAATAAGATGACGGGTATTGGGGAACAGTTTCAATACATTTTAAGGGATGAATCGATTCATTTAAATTTTGGAATTGATTTGATAAACACTCTAAAGGAAGAAAACCCGGAAATCTGGACAGTCTCTTTTCAAAAAGAAATGCAAGATATGATTGAGGAAGCGGTTTTACTTGAAATTGCTTATGCCGAAGATTGTCTTCCAAGAGGAACGCTCGGCTTAAACGCATCTCTTTTTCACGATTATGTCGGTTACATAGCCGATCGAAGGCTTGAAAGGATCGGTTTAAAAAAACGTTATTTTAAAGCGTCTCCTTTTCCATGGATGAGCGAGTGCATTGATTTAGAGAAGGAGAAGAATTTCTTTGAAACAAGGGTAACTCAATACCAAAGCAGCAGCGCTCTTGTTTGGTAA
- a CDS encoding 5-formyltetrahydrofolate cyclo-ligase, translating to MTVSELKHALREEFKRKREDLSEDRKRSAENELFDAIAYLSKKHSSILSFESFQTEISMLKINHFLEEEGKLLLPRVDSTHDLKAYAVKSREKELKISSFGLLEPDPDRSKEISPDQISLVLVPGLIFDSKCHRIGYGKGCYDRFLSKLKESCLFLGIGFREQYSKEILPVDEKDKALSALFLF from the coding sequence ATGACTGTGAGCGAATTAAAGCATGCTCTAAGAGAAGAGTTCAAAAGAAAAAGGGAAGACCTTTCAGAAGATAGAAAAAGATCTGCTGAAAATGAGCTTTTTGATGCTATTGCCTATCTATCAAAAAAGCACTCCTCTATATTGTCCTTTGAGAGCTTTCAAACTGAAATCTCGATGCTTAAAATCAATCACTTTCTTGAAGAAGAGGGAAAGCTTTTGCTGCCAAGGGTGGATAGCACCCATGACTTAAAAGCTTATGCAGTAAAAAGCCGTGAAAAAGAGCTAAAAATCTCCTCTTTTGGCCTTTTAGAGCCTGACCCTGATCGCTCTAAAGAAATAAGCCCGGATCAAATATCCTTAGTCTTGGTTCCGGGTTTGATCTTCGATAGCAAATGCCATCGCATCGGCTATGGCAAAGGGTGCTATGATCGTTTTTTAAGCAAGCTTAAAGAATCGTGTCTCTTTTTAGGAATAGGGTTCCGAGAGCAGTATTCCAAAGAAATCCTTCCTGTTGATGAAAAGGATAAAGCGCTATCCGCCCTTTTTCTTTTTTAA
- a CDS encoding toxin-antitoxin system YwqK family antitoxin — translation MRLKPFVILFACFVLIGASSLFGAPAKKQKEKLPPLTSINFIDRSGVSETIQSGERLKQYQDVDFFRPQSYQRVTRVFARNSKGEQKSIITSYHANGQIKQYIEALNQSAMGPYYEWHENGQLKLRVYVIGGLADLGPSSAQTWLFDGLADAYDDKGRLLAEISYTKGVLEDESLYYHTNGKIHKKVPFSQGKIHGTLEIYHPDGKLFQKIQYEDDKKTGPLYGYWPNGKLAAQETYKLDRLMEGKYYDKNEKEIAGVKNGKGVRAIFNENRLLSLNEINNGIVEGEIKEFDKNGILTSSYRIKNGLKHGEEIEYYSFEEVGKEGVKHLSINWHDGKIQGVTKTWFSNGVLESQREMSENVKNGILTAWYENGNMMMLEEYEKDKLVKGKYFKKGDRTAVSEVKDGKGIATLFDPSGNFLRKINYQQGKPVE, via the coding sequence ATGAGACTAAAACCTTTTGTAATACTTTTTGCATGTTTTGTTTTGATAGGGGCGAGCAGCCTTTTTGGGGCGCCTGCCAAAAAGCAAAAGGAAAAACTTCCTCCCTTAACAAGCATTAACTTCATTGATAGAAGCGGCGTTTCAGAAACTATCCAGTCGGGAGAGCGTCTAAAACAATACCAAGATGTCGATTTTTTTAGGCCTCAATCTTATCAAAGAGTGACCCGTGTCTTTGCAAGAAATAGCAAAGGGGAGCAAAAATCCATTATTACAAGCTATCACGCGAATGGACAGATTAAACAGTATATCGAAGCTTTAAATCAAAGCGCGATGGGACCCTACTACGAGTGGCATGAAAATGGGCAATTAAAGCTTAGGGTTTATGTGATAGGAGGCCTTGCTGATTTGGGTCCGTCTTCAGCCCAAACATGGCTTTTTGATGGACTTGCCGACGCCTATGACGATAAAGGGCGTCTTCTTGCTGAAATCAGCTATACTAAAGGCGTTTTAGAAGACGAATCTCTTTACTACCATACAAACGGAAAAATTCATAAAAAAGTCCCCTTTAGCCAAGGTAAAATCCACGGCACTTTAGAAATTTATCATCCTGACGGTAAACTTTTTCAAAAAATCCAATATGAAGATGATAAAAAAACAGGCCCTCTCTACGGTTATTGGCCTAATGGGAAACTTGCTGCTCAAGAGACTTATAAATTAGACCGATTAATGGAAGGCAAGTATTACGACAAAAATGAAAAAGAGATTGCGGGAGTGAAAAATGGAAAAGGGGTTCGGGCTATTTTCAACGAAAATCGATTACTTAGCCTTAATGAAATAAATAATGGCATCGTGGAAGGCGAAATCAAAGAATTTGATAAAAATGGCATCTTGACAAGCTCTTACCGCATAAAAAACGGTCTAAAGCATGGGGAAGAGATTGAGTATTATTCCTTTGAAGAAGTTGGAAAAGAAGGTGTAAAGCATCTTTCAATCAATTGGCATGACGGCAAAATCCAGGGCGTTACTAAAACTTGGTTTTCAAACGGGGTTCTAGAAAGCCAGCGTGAAATGAGCGAGAATGTTAAAAATGGAATTTTAACCGCATGGTATGAAAACGGAAACATGATGATGCTTGAAGAATATGAGAAAGACAAACTTGTTAAGGGAAAATATTTTAAGAAAGGGGATCGGACAGCCGTTTCAGAAGTTAAGGACGGCAAAGGAATTGCGACCCTATTTGATCCAAGCGGTAATTTCTTAAGAAAAATAAACTATCAACAAGGAAAGCCGGTAGAATGA
- a CDS encoding pilus assembly protein PilM: MQEPIDAEKTIGISFDSTQVTMVQASWKKKAKSLEKLSTFQAVIEDVKPLDREYKELLKKSVEGRVLITAIDPSACLIRSLFLPLKKEKDIEEALSFQAEPLLPFPIEQSILDWQIVSHEEKGCVITLFAVKKDALSLHLKDLESYGLDPEVVTSYSSALAEFGGHFVKTDRAYFILHVDNENCLATLLKEGKVLASQYLEISLSQLKQYFSEEASPSLPSFETFDFSQDIQEGFNETKGVLNEIKLNLKRGISQLSKQLKEDDSVKILITGEIVSLPSLKQFFLNEIKKDEIEVASLSNEFPKELLLKGALAIGLGLMGLPKSKALINFRKGDLAYSKSWKRLLKPALLYIGACLTAASSLYFAGSSYIDYKENELRESFQEARSTFNQSLSYAIKAYEKKSNSQENRKIIPIQDMSKEDIAFEIERMEKQIKEAPDTIALLPNTPRVSDVLGWLSTHPKIKLEKDENEKKGIEVESLSYTLVKRPEEKKKQNHYQVKIELEFTSATPKLAREFHDALIEPNDFVDPKAEIKWSSSRGRYRTSFFLKDKTFYPSLRSF, encoded by the coding sequence ATGCAAGAGCCTATTGATGCTGAAAAAACAATCGGGATTTCTTTTGATTCTACCCAAGTGACAATGGTTCAAGCTTCATGGAAAAAAAAGGCAAAATCCCTAGAAAAACTCTCTACTTTCCAAGCTGTGATAGAAGATGTAAAGCCGCTTGACAGAGAATATAAAGAACTATTGAAAAAAAGCGTAGAAGGCAGGGTTTTAATCACCGCGATTGACCCCTCAGCTTGTTTAATCAGAAGCCTTTTTCTTCCTTTAAAAAAAGAGAAAGACATTGAGGAAGCTTTGTCTTTTCAAGCAGAGCCTTTACTTCCTTTTCCGATCGAACAATCTATTTTAGACTGGCAGATTGTAAGCCATGAAGAAAAGGGATGCGTCATCACATTATTTGCTGTTAAAAAAGACGCTTTAAGCCTCCATTTAAAAGACCTGGAGTCTTACGGATTGGACCCCGAAGTTGTGACCTCCTATTCAAGCGCTCTTGCAGAATTTGGCGGTCATTTCGTTAAAACGGATAGAGCTTATTTTATTTTACATGTGGATAACGAGAATTGCCTTGCTACCCTTTTAAAAGAGGGGAAAGTTTTGGCCTCGCAGTACCTTGAAATATCACTGTCTCAACTAAAGCAATATTTTAGCGAGGAAGCAAGCCCTTCTTTGCCGTCCTTTGAAACTTTCGATTTTTCCCAAGACATTCAAGAGGGCTTCAACGAAACAAAAGGGGTTCTAAATGAGATTAAACTAAATCTCAAGAGAGGGATTAGCCAGCTCTCAAAACAGCTTAAAGAGGATGATTCGGTAAAAATTCTAATAACCGGTGAGATTGTCAGCCTGCCCTCGCTTAAGCAGTTTTTTTTAAATGAAATTAAAAAAGATGAAATAGAGGTTGCCTCTCTTAGTAACGAGTTCCCTAAAGAATTGCTTTTAAAAGGTGCGCTTGCAATTGGTCTTGGGCTTATGGGGTTGCCAAAGTCAAAGGCTCTTATTAATTTTAGAAAAGGGGATCTCGCCTATTCAAAATCCTGGAAACGCCTATTAAAACCGGCTCTTTTGTATATAGGCGCATGTCTTACCGCAGCCTCAAGCCTTTATTTTGCCGGTTCCTCCTATATAGACTATAAGGAAAACGAATTAAGGGAATCTTTCCAGGAGGCCAGATCCACATTCAACCAATCCCTCTCTTACGCCATCAAAGCTTATGAAAAAAAATCAAACTCGCAAGAGAACCGGAAAATAATACCCATTCAGGATATGTCTAAAGAAGATATTGCTTTTGAGATCGAAAGAATGGAAAAACAAATTAAAGAGGCGCCTGACACTATTGCCTTATTACCGAATACTCCAAGGGTGAGCGATGTCCTTGGCTGGCTTTCAACTCACCCTAAAATCAAGCTTGAAAAAGACGAAAATGAAAAAAAAGGCATTGAAGTTGAGTCTTTAAGCTATACGCTTGTCAAAAGGCCTGAAGAGAAGAAAAAACAAAATCATTATCAAGTTAAAATAGAGCTTGAATTTACAAGCGCGACGCCAAAACTCGCAAGAGAGTTTCATGACGCTTTGATTGAGCCAAATGATTTTGTGGATCCGAAAGCTGAAATAAAATGGAGTTCAAGCCGAGGCCGATACCGCACGTCCTTTTTCTTGAAAGATAAAACTTTTTACCCCTCATTAAGGAGCTTTTAA
- the sdhA gene encoding succinate dehydrogenase flavoprotein subunit, producing the protein MVRNTEKKVVVVGGGLAGLTATMKLAEKGCEVFLVSVTKVKRSHSVCAQGGINAAINEKGENDSPIIHAYDTIKGGDFLANQPPVVEMCFAAPSIIHMMDRFGCPFNRTPEGNLDFRRFGGTLYNRTAFCGASTGQQLLYSLDEQVRRFEVKGLVHKFENHEFLRLVLDENGITRGACIMDLFNLNLFTLKADAVVIATGGLGLLYKKSTNSTFCTGAANGRLYRQGMKYANGEFIQIHPTAIPGIDKMRLMSESARGEGGRIWVYGDSSKKIKAPDGNEVPCGKTNEPWYFLEELYPAYGNLVPRDIGAREILTICEMGLGVDGKMQVYLDVSHLSKEKLAKLASILETYEKFTGDDPSKIPMRIFPAVHYTMGGAWVDWPAANDLDRYTRFRQMTNIPGCFNVGESDYQYHGANRLGANSLLSCIFGGLITGVEVVRYIESLNTRASEISQHSYEKAIAEEESFKKDLLSRSGNENVHKLHDELADWLVRYVTVKRNNKDLALTLNKIKELKERFKNISLDDRGQFVNQTYVFANQFEYMLDLAEIITKGALLRDESRGAHYKSDFPKRDDEHWLKTTIASYNLEDNGPVISYEPVDLRHIKELVKRDYTKAAKHEAHLENLPEKIQFPV; encoded by the coding sequence ATGGTCAGAAATACAGAAAAAAAAGTTGTGGTTGTGGGAGGAGGTCTTGCCGGCCTTACAGCCACTATGAAACTTGCTGAAAAAGGATGCGAGGTCTTTTTAGTCTCCGTCACAAAAGTCAAACGATCCCATTCTGTTTGCGCTCAAGGCGGAATTAATGCCGCGATCAATGAAAAAGGGGAAAACGACTCTCCTATCATTCATGCTTATGACACCATAAAAGGAGGCGATTTTTTAGCAAATCAGCCGCCTGTCGTAGAAATGTGCTTTGCAGCCCCCTCAATCATTCACATGATGGATCGCTTTGGCTGCCCTTTTAATCGAACGCCTGAAGGAAATCTTGATTTCAGACGTTTCGGGGGTACCCTTTACAATAGAACCGCTTTTTGCGGGGCATCGACCGGCCAACAACTTCTTTATAGCTTAGATGAACAAGTAAGACGCTTTGAAGTCAAAGGGCTTGTCCATAAGTTTGAAAACCATGAATTTTTGCGCCTTGTTCTTGACGAAAATGGAATTACAAGAGGCGCTTGCATCATGGATCTTTTTAACTTAAATCTTTTTACCTTGAAAGCCGATGCCGTTGTGATCGCAACAGGGGGTCTTGGCCTTCTCTATAAAAAATCCACTAATTCCACATTTTGCACAGGGGCTGCGAACGGCAGGCTTTACCGTCAAGGAATGAAATACGCGAACGGTGAATTTATACAAATCCATCCGACCGCCATCCCCGGAATTGATAAAATGAGGTTGATGAGTGAGTCTGCAAGGGGTGAAGGCGGCCGTATTTGGGTTTATGGCGATAGCTCAAAAAAAATTAAAGCTCCTGACGGCAATGAAGTGCCTTGCGGTAAAACAAATGAACCTTGGTACTTTTTAGAAGAGCTTTATCCGGCTTACGGCAACTTGGTGCCTCGCGACATTGGTGCGAGAGAAATTCTAACTATCTGCGAAATGGGCCTTGGCGTTGATGGCAAGATGCAAGTTTACCTGGATGTCAGTCATTTATCTAAAGAAAAATTGGCAAAACTTGCGTCCATTTTAGAAACATATGAGAAGTTTACAGGGGATGACCCTTCTAAAATTCCAATGAGAATCTTTCCGGCCGTTCATTATACGATGGGCGGCGCTTGGGTCGATTGGCCGGCAGCAAATGACCTTGACCGCTACACACGCTTTCGTCAAATGACGAATATCCCCGGCTGTTTTAATGTCGGAGAATCCGATTACCAATATCATGGCGCCAATAGGCTGGGAGCCAATTCTCTGCTTTCTTGTATTTTTGGCGGCTTAATCACGGGCGTTGAAGTAGTTCGCTATATTGAGAGCTTAAATACGAGGGCGAGCGAAATCAGCCAACACTCTTATGAGAAGGCGATTGCAGAGGAAGAATCCTTTAAAAAAGATCTACTTTCAAGAAGCGGTAACGAAAATGTCCATAAGCTGCATGACGAGCTTGCGGATTGGCTCGTCAGATATGTCACGGTTAAAAGAAACAACAAGGATTTAGCCCTTACCTTAAATAAAATAAAAGAATTGAAAGAGCGATTTAAAAATATTTCACTAGATGACAGAGGTCAATTTGTCAATCAAACGTATGTTTTTGCCAACCAATTCGAATACATGCTTGACCTTGCGGAAATTATAACAAAAGGAGCCCTTCTTCGAGATGAATCAAGAGGAGCCCACTATAAATCCGATTTTCCGAAAAGAGATGATGAACATTGGCTAAAAACAACTATTGCCTCGTATAACCTTGAAGATAATGGCCCCGTTATCAGCTACGAACCCGTCGATTTAAGACATATCAAAGAACTTGTTAAACGAGACTACACGAAAGCTGCAAAGCATGAGGCCCATTTAGAAAATTTACCAGAAAAAATTCAGTTCCCGGTTTAA
- the sdhB gene encoding succinate dehydrogenase iron-sulfur subunit, protein MEDKKYILKIYRGVPGNQYFEEFELTLEDPSTNIISALMQIQMNPYNIKGEKSTPIAWEQGCLEEVCGSCSMLINGKPRQACSAIIKNILKTSDSNVIYLAPFTKFPLVKDLIVDRSVMFENLKKVRGWIETDGAFERGPGPKISQTKQEALYHFSTCMTCGCCVEACPQSNNRNKFIGPQIIAQVKLFNLHPIGKNDKDYRLHVMQEEGGIADCGNAQNCVRVCPKKIQLTDAIAEMGREVNLKWFRDLFSFRERAD, encoded by the coding sequence ATGGAAGATAAAAAATATATTTTAAAGATCTATCGGGGTGTTCCTGGAAATCAATATTTTGAAGAATTTGAGCTTACTCTAGAAGATCCTTCGACCAACATCATCTCCGCTCTTATGCAGATTCAGATGAATCCCTATAATATCAAAGGGGAAAAATCAACGCCTATAGCTTGGGAGCAAGGGTGTTTAGAAGAGGTTTGCGGCTCATGCTCCATGCTTATTAATGGCAAACCAAGACAAGCTTGCTCAGCTATCATAAAAAACATTCTTAAGACAAGCGATTCAAACGTTATTTACCTTGCCCCCTTTACTAAATTTCCTCTTGTCAAAGATCTCATCGTCGATCGATCGGTCATGTTTGAAAACTTAAAAAAAGTAAGGGGCTGGATTGAGACGGATGGCGCTTTTGAAAGAGGGCCGGGACCAAAAATTTCCCAAACAAAACAAGAAGCCCTTTACCATTTTTCAACTTGCATGACTTGCGGATGCTGCGTTGAAGCTTGTCCTCAAAGCAATAATCGTAATAAATTTATTGGCCCTCAAATTATCGCTCAGGTTAAACTGTTTAACTTACACCCCATAGGCAAAAATGATAAGGACTATCGTTTGCATGTCATGCAAGAAGAAGGCGGCATCGCCGATTGCGGAAACGCTCAAAATTGTGTTAGGGTTTGTCCCAAAAAAATACAATTAACAGATGCCATAGCCGAGATGGGGCGAGAGGTTAATTTAAAATGGTTCCGGGATCTTTTCAGTTTTAGGGAAAGGGCGGATTAA
- a CDS encoding CPn0927/CPn0928 family alpha/beta hydrolase fold protein, translating to MSTAVSFHSQFLGNNPFYQEADYESKLKADFNVEKALPIAFQESLIHKIGRIAFYIFSIIVFPIGIFNFIHWVGGKFIVRSSSPTKMGCSADHAYQLRKRFDPKEKWKVKRFSLPIDEAGTKIDVSIVGRIETLANKRWLINCDGNQSFYENTLQQFNKDNISRKDFKRLLKLTDSNAILFNYPDVGASEGSGRKDLEKAYKTILNFVESDKGLDAEEVISFHTSLGGGVKAAIVEEHEFKPSKKYVYVENQVFDTLSNAIGDHVSRLLQPISHLFFWDMDAVKGSKSLKVPEIILQRGDVSQYTEIHDSEKILGDGLVSKTNNLAKRLLDDPTVDRTKKKFIATNEDHGKELKEPEFLAKQILSFL from the coding sequence ATGTCAACAGCGGTTTCTTTTCATTCGCAATTTTTAGGAAATAACCCTTTTTATCAAGAAGCAGACTACGAATCCAAACTAAAAGCAGATTTTAACGTAGAAAAAGCTCTCCCCATTGCTTTCCAAGAATCCCTAATACATAAAATCGGAAGAATTGCGTTTTATATTTTCTCTATCATTGTATTTCCAATCGGCATTTTTAATTTTATCCATTGGGTAGGAGGAAAATTCATTGTCCGCTCTTCTAGCCCAACAAAAATGGGGTGTTCAGCAGACCACGCTTATCAATTAAGAAAGCGTTTTGATCCGAAAGAAAAATGGAAAGTTAAGCGCTTTAGCCTTCCAATAGATGAAGCAGGGACTAAAATTGATGTCTCGATTGTTGGAAGAATAGAAACTCTTGCTAATAAAAGATGGTTGATTAACTGCGATGGCAATCAATCTTTTTATGAAAACACGCTTCAACAATTCAATAAAGATAATATATCTAGAAAAGACTTTAAGAGGCTTTTAAAGTTAACAGACTCTAATGCCATTCTCTTTAACTATCCCGATGTTGGCGCAAGCGAAGGGTCTGGAAGAAAAGATCTTGAAAAGGCCTACAAAACCATCCTCAATTTTGTCGAAAGTGATAAAGGCTTGGATGCTGAGGAGGTCATTTCTTTTCACACCTCTCTTGGCGGCGGGGTAAAAGCTGCGATCGTTGAGGAACATGAATTTAAACCTTCAAAAAAATATGTCTATGTTGAAAATCAAGTGTTTGACACTTTAAGCAATGCTATCGGAGACCATGTTTCAAGACTTCTCCAACCTATTTCACATCTTTTCTTTTGGGATATGGACGCTGTCAAGGGGTCTAAATCTTTAAAAGTGCCGGAAATTATTTTACAAAGAGGCGATGTTTCTCAATATACCGAGATTCACGATTCCGAGAAAATTCTAGGGGACGGCTTGGTTTCTAAAACAAACAACCTTGCTAAAAGGCTTTTGGATGATCCAACCGTTGATCGCACCAAAAAGAAGTTTATTGCAACGAATGAAGATCATGGAAAAGAGCTTAAAGAACCCGAGTTTCTAGCTAAGCAAATCCTATCGTTTTTATAA
- a CDS encoding ArnT family glycosyltransferase translates to MLFFEKNPFLKQIFIYNSLKTLILSLFIIWGSVGLGPDEAQYFAWSQHLDIGYYSKPPAISWIIFLGTSLFGKTEFGVRFPSLLLGFCLPFIVFRLSNRAGFEDKVSYLASLIMMLTPFGIAASFLAITDVGMIFFFTLALIPLIEALHKNETPNYLKIGFLIALGAQFKWTIYFFWPIALLLLFSHPNFRHNFLKGFCLSLVGLIPSFTWNFIHNFPTLKHVGQQVINFNDGEKVLYYKGNALEFIGSQAALFSPVFFGLLLLAMFSYFRKKENLPEEKKFFLIITILFYGGFLLASFFKKIQGNWIDIVYPIAVISIALLIQERRSYKLFKVGLLSSISLTALVFAIPTLQENNTLNLPFSVNVFRQNVGLKNLKTALTESGYKPQDHFLVSHKYQTSSQLHFYAPEQKRPYFLNLDNLRYNQFSFWPSLKEEQLHKNGFFILIENEKAAPQVMNEISTKKEQLLPFFKSVIYQGCKTLFSCEGKDVKRMHLFFLEDYTGKEPKDADKY, encoded by the coding sequence ATGTTGTTCTTTGAGAAAAACCCATTTTTAAAACAGATTTTTATTTATAATAGCTTAAAAACTCTTATTTTAAGCCTATTTATAATTTGGGGATCGGTAGGCCTTGGACCTGATGAAGCCCAATATTTTGCATGGAGCCAGCATCTTGATATCGGCTATTATAGTAAACCTCCTGCTATTAGCTGGATCATTTTTCTTGGAACTTCTCTTTTTGGCAAAACTGAATTCGGTGTAAGATTTCCCTCTCTGCTTTTAGGCTTTTGCCTTCCTTTTATTGTGTTTCGCCTATCAAATAGAGCCGGCTTTGAAGACAAGGTTTCTTATCTTGCAAGCCTGATCATGATGCTTACTCCTTTTGGAATTGCCGCATCTTTTCTTGCTATCACCGATGTCGGCATGATTTTCTTTTTTACCTTAGCTCTTATTCCACTAATCGAGGCTCTACATAAGAATGAAACGCCAAACTATCTAAAAATTGGATTTTTGATAGCTCTTGGAGCTCAATTTAAATGGACTATCTACTTTTTTTGGCCGATAGCTCTCTTACTTCTTTTTAGTCATCCTAACTTTAGACATAATTTTCTAAAGGGATTTTGCCTTTCCTTAGTTGGTTTGATCCCAAGTTTCACGTGGAACTTTATACACAATTTTCCAACTTTAAAACATGTCGGTCAGCAAGTGATCAACTTTAACGATGGGGAAAAGGTTCTTTATTACAAAGGGAATGCCCTGGAATTTATAGGCTCGCAAGCGGCTTTATTTTCTCCCGTCTTTTTTGGTTTATTACTCCTCGCCATGTTTTCTTACTTTCGAAAAAAAGAGAATCTTCCGGAAGAAAAAAAATTCTTTTTGATTATAACGATTCTTTTTTATGGCGGCTTCTTATTAGCCTCTTTTTTTAAGAAAATTCAAGGGAATTGGATTGATATTGTCTATCCTATAGCTGTAATTTCTATCGCTTTGTTAATTCAGGAAAGAAGGAGTTATAAACTTTTTAAGGTAGGCCTTCTTTCATCAATTTCCTTAACGGCTCTTGTTTTTGCGATCCCTACCCTCCAGGAAAATAACACTTTAAACCTCCCTTTTTCTGTGAATGTTTTTCGTCAAAATGTAGGATTAAAAAATTTAAAAACCGCCTTAACGGAATCAGGCTATAAGCCGCAAGACCACTTTTTAGTCTCACATAAGTATCAAACCTCCAGTCAATTGCATTTTTATGCGCCGGAACAAAAACGGCCCTATTTCTTAAATCTCGATAACTTACGCTATAATCAGTTTTCCTTTTGGCCAAGCTTGAAAGAAGAGCAGCTTCATAAAAATGGATTTTTTATTTTAATAGAAAATGAGAAAGCCGCCCCTCAAGTTATGAACGAAATTTCCACAAAAAAAGAACAACTCCTTCCCTTTTTTAAATCGGTCATTTATCAGGGCTGCAAAACTCTATTTTCTTGCGAGGGAAAAGATGTTAAGCGCATGCATCTTTTCTTTCTGGAAGACTATACAGGAAAAGAGCCCAAAGATGCGGATAAATACTAG
- a CDS encoding protein kinase domain-containing protein, whose translation MNQTIDSQTSFQVNYWQYDPKSGFLTRIKGQPLEERIQSYTLTVFLGSGMSGDVYRCTPNSSRDKAIKFSMEGESIKKEFEISLLWPKDSIGLLIQPKAYFSNRLRDFFIMHLYDGNLRDILESLDLKNRVEVLCQISQGLVTLHELNISHEDIHIQNIFYDKRKNRYDLADFGLSKRKETFNNFSLENDLMFFYQVVESILIGCEPPGMSLLEPYKKRINHLHDIQKIGFEEEPARLLLELIEGEDLTARHYLEAFSKIKNLMK comes from the coding sequence ATGAATCAAACCATAGACTCCCAAACTTCTTTTCAAGTCAACTATTGGCAGTATGACCCAAAATCTGGTTTCCTAACTAGAATTAAAGGACAGCCTTTAGAAGAGCGCATCCAATCTTACACCTTAACTGTCTTTTTAGGATCAGGCATGTCAGGGGATGTTTACAGATGTACCCCCAATAGCTCTAGAGATAAAGCCATAAAATTTAGTATGGAAGGCGAATCTATTAAAAAAGAGTTTGAGATTTCCCTATTATGGCCTAAAGACTCCATAGGCCTATTAATTCAACCAAAAGCCTATTTCTCCAATAGATTGCGTGATTTTTTTATAATGCATCTATACGATGGAAACTTGCGAGACATTCTTGAATCGCTTGATCTCAAAAATAGAGTGGAAGTTCTTTGTCAAATAAGCCAGGGTCTTGTCACCTTGCATGAGTTAAACATTTCCCATGAAGACATACACATTCAAAACATTTTTTATGACAAAAGAAAGAACCGATACGATCTAGCCGATTTTGGCTTATCAAAAAGAAAAGAAACGTTTAATAACTTTAGCTTGGAAAATGATCTAATGTTCTTCTACCAAGTAGTGGAATCCATTCTCATCGGATGCGAGCCCCCTGGAATGAGTTTATTAGAACCCTATAAAAAGCGAATTAATCATCTGCATGATATTCAAAAAATCGGTTTTGAAGAAGAACCGGCCCGCCTTCTTTTAGAACTCATCGAGGGCGAAGACCTCACAGCCAGGCATTATTTAGAAGCCTTCTCAAAAATTAAAAATCTCATGAAATAA